In Humulus lupulus chromosome 6, drHumLupu1.1, whole genome shotgun sequence, a single genomic region encodes these proteins:
- the LOC133784442 gene encoding pathogenesis-related protein PR-1-like → MAKPHFVSMLLLFILCTIKYSNSLDLPKPGKILDSLKNTTNGVSNKTCLHCIGESSKFFAAHNLARAKKGLLPLLWDSKLAKYARGWALQRKADCAPKHSFSDGQFTLGENIFWGNGSDWTPTDIVNIWMEEEKNYSYESNSCVEGKMCGHYTQIVWRSTKKVGCARVVCDNKDTFMICNYDPPGNAFGEKPY, encoded by the coding sequence atggcgAAACCCCATTTCGTATCAATGTTGTTGCTCTTCATTCTGTGCACAATAAAATACTCCAATTCTCTTGACCTGCCCAAACCAGGTAAAATATTGGATAGTCTTAAAAATACGACAAATGGGGTTTCGAACAAAACATGCTTGCATTGCATTGGTGAATCGTCAAAGTTTTTTGCTGCGCATAATTTGGCTCGAGCCAAGAAAGGGTTGCTACCTCTCTTGTGGGACTCTAAGCTCGCCAAGTACGCGCGAGGTTGGGCCTTGCAAAGGAAAGCTGACTGTGCACCAAAGCATTCTTTCTCGGATGGTCAGTTCACGCTCGGTGAGAACATATTTTGGGGCAATGGCTCTGATTGGACGCCAACCGACATTGTTAACATATGGATGGAAGAGGAAAAGAACTACTCGTACGAGAGTAATAGTTGTGTCGAGGGAAAAATGTGCGGCCACTACACACAAATTGTGTGGCGGAGTACCAAGAAAGTGGGTTGTGCTAGGGTTGTTTGTGACAATAAAGACACATTTATGATTTGTAACTATGATCCACCGGGTAATGCTTTCGGTGAGAAACCGTACTGA